From Heliomicrobium modesticaldum Ice1, a single genomic window includes:
- a CDS encoding site-specific DNA-methyltransferase: MAAINDLLRQIPDASLRSRLEQEFARLSKNKKFGLVFEEHIPECTPLYDVPVKRGSTVARKTGHINDIYTVVKLDGDTALCRNKATGDTLTIPLTELVSVAQFGEPIFPMLQPIASVENAPDSSLWHTLIEADNYHALQLLEYLYPKKVDCIYIDPPYNTGARDWKYNNDYVDSSDNWRHSKWLSMMQKRLRIAKRILADDGVLIVTIDDNEHAHLTMLLNEIFPDRKLFSVPIQHNPRGTQGEKFAVTHETAIFVVSKTSEIYKKSHLGGEISNFRKWGNQSKRSQTARATTFYPVIVDAELNIVKFGDVLPLDEHPEGANVKIGDYIYVYPIDSQGIERKWRYSKKNEDEVLPFLRAVNNSGTIEIHIQRESENTKTIWTDPLYNAEEYGTKMINSMLDTTFSYPKSLYAVHDALWHVVSGKPNALIVDFFAGSGTTLHAVNLLNIEDNGNRRCILVTNNEVSDAESKALQKKGYQPGDLEWEKHGICRSVTWPRTKYSILGRRDDGTVLTGEYFTNQIVTKEVDRSFYQLGFIENPTELTTSTKKQLVSLLRDKEGKTQLPQTLVKTDTKFIVSEKHSASILFDVNAVDAWLEALEDQDHIIDFYIVVKETGKFKEIKSRISDLLGPINVTSQVKRPMSDGFPANVEYFKLGFLDKNSVSLGRQFREILPLLWLKSGAIGQRPEISSDEEPEMLILPQNGFAVLVDETKYAEFAEKISEEDNIKVVYFVTYSEEAFREMTAGIKINNTYQLYRDYIDNFVLGSRRDS; the protein is encoded by the coding sequence ATGGCTGCAATCAATGATTTACTGCGACAAATCCCTGACGCATCTTTACGTAGTCGATTGGAACAGGAATTTGCCCGCCTATCTAAAAATAAAAAATTCGGACTTGTATTCGAGGAGCACATCCCTGAGTGCACGCCGCTTTACGATGTTCCTGTTAAACGTGGTTCAACCGTTGCACGGAAAACTGGACACATCAATGATATTTACACAGTGGTGAAACTAGATGGTGATACCGCCCTTTGCCGTAACAAGGCAACAGGCGATACTTTGACCATCCCGCTTACGGAGCTGGTTTCGGTTGCTCAGTTCGGCGAACCGATATTTCCCATGCTCCAGCCGATTGCTTCTGTAGAGAATGCGCCTGATAGTAGCTTATGGCATACTCTCATTGAAGCAGACAACTACCACGCTCTTCAGTTACTGGAATATCTCTACCCTAAGAAAGTTGATTGTATTTATATTGACCCACCATACAACACAGGTGCCCGGGATTGGAAATACAATAATGACTATGTAGATTCCAGTGATAATTGGCGTCACAGTAAGTGGCTCTCAATGATGCAAAAACGGCTGAGGATTGCAAAGAGAATTCTTGCCGATGATGGTGTTTTGATTGTTACTATTGATGATAATGAACACGCTCATCTTACTATGCTCCTTAATGAAATATTCCCTGATAGAAAACTATTTTCAGTGCCTATTCAACATAATCCTAGAGGTACACAAGGAGAAAAATTTGCAGTTACTCATGAAACAGCAATATTTGTAGTTTCAAAAACGAGCGAGATTTATAAAAAAAGTCATTTGGGTGGTGAGATTAGTAATTTTAGAAAATGGGGAAATCAGTCAAAACGAAGCCAGACGGCTCGAGCAACCACATTTTATCCTGTTATTGTTGACGCAGAACTTAATATCGTTAAGTTTGGTGATGTTCTACCTCTTGACGAACATCCTGAAGGGGCCAATGTTAAAATTGGAGATTATATATATGTTTACCCTATCGATTCACAAGGTATCGAGCGAAAATGGAGATATAGCAAAAAGAATGAAGATGAAGTGCTACCATTCTTAAGAGCAGTAAATAACTCAGGAACAATAGAAATACATATTCAGCGCGAAAGTGAAAATACAAAAACGATATGGACTGACCCATTATATAATGCTGAAGAATATGGCACTAAAATGATCAATTCAATGCTAGATACAACTTTCTCTTATCCGAAATCGCTTTATGCTGTTCATGATGCATTATGGCATGTTGTTTCAGGGAAACCTAACGCCCTTATTGTCGACTTCTTTGCTGGCAGTGGAACAACGCTCCATGCGGTAAATTTACTGAACATAGAGGATAATGGTAACCGCCGCTGCATTTTAGTGACGAATAACGAGGTATCGGATGCTGAATCAAAAGCTCTACAAAAAAAAGGATATCAACCCGGTGACCTTGAATGGGAAAAACATGGTATTTGCCGCTCGGTAACTTGGCCTAGGACAAAGTATAGTATCCTTGGAAGACGTGACGACGGTACAGTCCTAACAGGAGAGTATTTCACAAACCAGATTGTAACAAAGGAAGTCGATCGTTCATTCTATCAGCTTGGTTTTATAGAAAATCCCACAGAACTAACAACTAGTACTAAAAAACAGCTTGTTTCTTTACTTCGCGATAAGGAAGGAAAAACACAACTACCGCAAACGTTGGTAAAAACGGACACTAAATTCATTGTTTCGGAGAAACATTCAGCATCGATTTTATTCGACGTAAATGCTGTTGATGCATGGCTGGAAGCGTTAGAAGATCAAGACCACATCATAGACTTTTACATAGTGGTCAAAGAAACGGGGAAATTCAAAGAAATTAAATCACGGATTTCTGACTTACTTGGTCCAATAAATGTAACATCGCAAGTTAAACGGCCCATGAGCGATGGCTTTCCTGCCAATGTCGAATACTTTAAGCTGGGCTTCTTGGATAAAAACAGTGTTTCACTTGGCCGACAGTTTCGTGAGATACTGCCGCTGCTGTGGCTCAAATCCGGAGCAATTGGCCAGCGGCCGGAGATAAGCAGTGATGAGGAACCGGAGATGCTGATACTTCCACAGAACGGCTTCGCAGTTCTGGTTGATGAAACAAAATATGCCGAGTTTGCCGAAAAGATTTCGGAAGAAGATAATATTAAAGTGGTCTATTTCGTGACATACTCCGAGGAAGCTTTCCGCGAAATGACCGCTGGCATAAAAATAAATAACACATACCAACTATACCGCGATTACATTGATAACTTTGTGTTGGGAAGCAGGAGGGATTCGTAA